The following proteins are co-located in the Candidatus Planktophila lacus genome:
- the heR gene encoding heliorhodopsin HeR, which yields MAKEITDNGLRRINLFAGVLHLAQMVAVLALASDFTLPITARYMSGPPGSTYGDLIVLWDAPLAIGVAVFLGLSALAHFIVVSPKFFPRYIAGLAAHRNFFRWVEYSISSSVMIVLIAQVTGISEVTALISIFGVNASMILFGWLQEKYEEPGSGGWVPFIFGCITGIVPWLALVFYVFAIGGAGENKAPTFVYFIVFTIFVLFNSFALVQFVQYKKIGKWSDYLRGERTYITLSLVAKSLLAWQIFANTLIP from the coding sequence ATGGCTAAAGAGATAACAGATAACGGTTTACGTCGCATCAATTTATTTGCTGGCGTTCTTCACCTCGCGCAGATGGTGGCAGTGCTTGCTCTCGCATCAGATTTCACGCTACCAATCACCGCGAGATACATGTCTGGTCCACCAGGAAGCACTTATGGCGATTTAATCGTCTTATGGGATGCGCCGCTTGCAATTGGTGTTGCAGTGTTCTTGGGATTGTCTGCTCTCGCCCACTTTATTGTCGTTAGCCCTAAATTCTTTCCACGTTACATCGCAGGACTAGCAGCGCACCGAAACTTCTTCCGTTGGGTTGAATATTCTATTAGCTCTTCAGTAATGATCGTTCTGATCGCACAAGTAACTGGAATTTCAGAGGTAACAGCGCTTATCTCTATCTTCGGTGTTAACGCTTCGATGATTCTCTTTGGTTGGCTGCAAGAGAAATATGAAGAGCCTGGCAGCGGTGGATGGGTCCCATTTATCTTCGGTTGCATCACCGGCATCGTTCCTTGGCTAGCACTCGTCTTCTATGTCTTTGCTATCGGTGGGGCTGGCGAGAATAAGGCGCCAACTTTCGTTTACTTCATCGTCTTCACCATCTTCGTTCTATTCAACTCCTTCGCACTTGTTCAATTTGTTCAATATAAGAAGATCGGCAAATGGTCGGATTATCTTCGCGGAGAGCGCACCTACATCACGCTTTCGCTAGTTGCGAAATCGCTCCTTGCGTGGCAGATCTTCGCGAATACACTAATTCCGTAA
- a CDS encoding Gfo/Idh/MocA family protein yields the protein MALRWGYLGAGGIADIIATDFGHAGLKIQAVATRDMARTNAFADKFNIPNRHPDYAALVADPEVDVIYISTVQTLHRDHALLAIEAGKHVLLEKPFTMNAADAHEIYAAAKRKNVFVMEAMWTRFLPTMTAVFAAINAGEIGTPHFVYADHSQYLPIERAPRLWNREQGGGAHYDLGIYPMHMAIRALGFPDSVSGKSIMTDTGVDSATAAVLQYNNGSLALINSCMTMAGTLTAAIHGDKGRIEIDGWFFEQTTFSIFDNKHQLVRTYEEKIAGRGMQYQAIHVEECIAKGLTESPILSLAETVKIMEVMEQVHVF from the coding sequence ATGGCACTTCGTTGGGGTTACTTGGGCGCAGGCGGAATCGCTGACATCATCGCGACAGATTTTGGCCATGCCGGTTTAAAGATCCAAGCCGTTGCAACGCGCGATATGGCGCGCACCAACGCCTTCGCTGATAAGTTCAATATCCCAAACCGCCATCCCGATTACGCAGCCCTGGTTGCAGATCCTGAAGTAGATGTCATCTATATCTCTACTGTTCAGACTCTGCACCGCGATCATGCGCTCTTGGCGATTGAAGCGGGAAAGCATGTCTTGCTAGAAAAGCCTTTCACCATGAACGCTGCTGATGCTCATGAAATCTATGCAGCTGCAAAGCGCAAAAATGTCTTTGTCATGGAGGCGATGTGGACTCGTTTCTTGCCAACTATGACTGCAGTATTTGCCGCGATTAACGCAGGAGAAATTGGCACACCACACTTTGTCTATGCCGATCACAGCCAGTATCTGCCAATCGAAAGAGCACCGCGTCTTTGGAATCGCGAACAAGGTGGCGGTGCGCATTACGACCTAGGTATTTATCCAATGCATATGGCAATTCGCGCGCTCGGTTTCCCAGATTCAGTTAGCGGAAAATCGATCATGACTGACACCGGGGTTGACTCTGCAACGGCTGCTGTATTGCAATACAACAACGGCAGCCTGGCGCTGATTAACTCTTGCATGACCATGGCAGGCACACTCACCGCGGCAATTCACGGCGATAAAGGTCGCATTGAAATTGATGGTTGGTTCTTCGAACAGACCACATTTAGCATCTTCGATAATAAGCATCAGCTAGTGCGCACTTATGAAGAGAAAATTGCGGGACGCGGAATGCAATATCAAGCAATTCACGTTGAAGAGTGCATCGCTAAAGGGCTAACTGAAAGTCCAATTCTTAGCCTTGCTGAAACTGTAAAAATTATGGAAGTTATGGAGCAGGTTCACGTCTTTTAA
- the leuA gene encoding 2-isopropylmalate synthase, with amino-acid sequence MSQDKNFPDQKPSAMPVHRYSSFIPVDLKDRTWPTKQMTKAPQWCSVDLRDGNQALIDPMDTPRKLAMFKLLVKMGYKEIEVGFPSASQTDFDFVRKIIDEDMIPDDVVIQVLTQAREPLIRRTYEAIKGSKQAIVHLYNSTSTLQRRVVFGLDKEGIKKIATDGAQLCLDLVSTVPGTKVSFEYSPESYTGTELEFAVEVCNAVNAIWKPTPQWKTIMNLPATVEMATPNVYADSIEWMCRNLVNRESVIVSLHPHNDRGTGVAAAELGYLAGADRIEGTLFGNGERTGNVCLVTLGMNLVSHGIDPMIDFSDIDEIRRTVEYANQLRVPERHPYGGDLVFTAFSGSHQDAIKKGFEHLERDALAAGVDKDKFTWAIPYLPIDPKDIGRSYEAVIRVNSQSGKGGVSYLMKHEHHLDLPRRHQIEFSRVVQTKTDTEGGEITSDALWHIFEDEYLPTDSAPWGRFRLKGLSQTSVLNEDVHLTVTILDRGEVKELSGQGNGPIAAFCNILQNYGVDVRVLDYYEHALSAGGDASAAAYLECSIGSEVFWGVGIDPNTTTASLKAVVSAINRAIR; translated from the coding sequence ATGTCTCAAGATAAGAATTTCCCTGATCAAAAACCTTCCGCGATGCCGGTGCATCGTTACTCATCATTTATCCCAGTAGATCTTAAAGATCGCACCTGGCCAACTAAGCAGATGACCAAGGCGCCGCAGTGGTGTTCGGTTGATCTACGCGATGGCAATCAAGCGCTGATAGATCCCATGGATACACCACGTAAATTGGCGATGTTTAAGCTTTTAGTAAAGATGGGCTACAAAGAGATCGAAGTCGGTTTCCCTTCTGCATCACAAACTGATTTTGATTTCGTTCGCAAAATTATTGACGAGGACATGATCCCCGATGATGTTGTAATCCAGGTTTTAACCCAAGCCCGCGAACCGTTAATACGTCGCACCTATGAAGCGATCAAAGGCTCTAAGCAAGCGATCGTCCACCTTTATAACTCAACATCTACCCTGCAACGTCGCGTGGTCTTTGGCCTAGATAAAGAAGGCATTAAGAAGATCGCAACTGATGGTGCGCAACTCTGTCTCGACCTGGTTTCAACTGTGCCTGGTACCAAGGTTTCCTTTGAATATTCACCAGAGTCATATACCGGCACCGAACTCGAATTCGCAGTTGAAGTTTGCAACGCAGTAAATGCGATCTGGAAGCCAACTCCGCAGTGGAAGACGATCATGAACTTGCCAGCAACTGTTGAAATGGCAACGCCAAATGTTTACGCCGATTCGATCGAGTGGATGTGTCGTAACCTGGTAAACCGTGAGAGCGTAATCGTTTCTCTCCACCCCCATAACGATCGTGGCACCGGTGTTGCAGCAGCAGAACTTGGTTATTTAGCAGGAGCAGATCGCATTGAAGGAACGCTCTTTGGAAACGGTGAGCGCACCGGAAATGTTTGTCTGGTAACGCTGGGTATGAACTTGGTTTCACATGGCATCGATCCAATGATTGATTTCTCAGATATTGATGAGATTCGCCGCACAGTTGAATATGCCAACCAACTTCGCGTTCCAGAACGCCATCCATATGGTGGAGATCTTGTTTTCACCGCCTTCTCTGGCTCGCATCAAGATGCGATTAAGAAAGGCTTTGAGCACCTTGAAAGAGATGCGCTGGCAGCTGGCGTTGATAAAGATAAATTCACTTGGGCGATTCCGTATCTGCCAATTGATCCCAAAGATATTGGTCGCTCATACGAAGCAGTTATCCGCGTTAATTCGCAATCCGGTAAGGGTGGAGTTTCTTATCTGATGAAGCACGAGCATCATCTTGATCTGCCACGTCGCCATCAAATTGAATTCAGTCGCGTTGTGCAGACTAAGACAGATACCGAAGGTGGCGAGATAACTTCAGATGCGCTTTGGCATATCTTCGAAGATGAGTACCTGCCTACTGATTCAGCACCGTGGGGACGTTTCCGTCTAAAGGGTCTATCTCAAACTTCAGTATTAAATGAAGATGTTCACTTAACTGTGACAATTCTTGATCGTGGTGAAGTTAAAGAACTTTCTGGTCAAGGCAACGGTCCAATCGCTGCCTTCTGCAATATCTTGCAGAACTACGGCGTAGATGTTCGAGTCCTTGATTACTACGAGCATGCACTTTCTGCCGGTGGCGATGCATCAGCTGCTGCCTACTTGGAGTGCTCAATCGGTAGCGAAGTTTTCTGGGGCGTCGGAATCGACCCAAACACCACAACTGCTTCACTTAAAGCGGTCGTGTCTGCAATAAATCGCGCTATTCGCTGA
- the recO gene encoding DNA repair protein RecO, with amino-acid sequence MSLYRDEAIILRTQKLGEADRIITLLTREHGRVRGVAKGVRRTMSKFGARLEPGSHVDIQLHKGRTFDTITQVEAINNYGEALTEDYQRWTIASAILETAERFTSQEYEPALQEFQLVVGGMKALAENRYDASLILDAFLLRSLAIGGYAPSTTNCSRCEKPGPHRYFSLVGGGSVCMECRPSASATPAPETLQLLGALLSSDWDIAQASEPRHRREASGLVIAYLQWHLERGLRSLPIVERV; translated from the coding sequence GTGAGCCTTTATCGTGACGAAGCAATTATTTTGCGCACCCAGAAGCTGGGTGAAGCAGATCGCATCATCACGCTCTTAACCCGCGAACATGGTCGCGTCCGCGGCGTTGCCAAAGGCGTGCGTCGCACGATGTCTAAATTTGGTGCGCGCCTTGAACCGGGCAGTCATGTTGATATTCAACTTCACAAAGGACGCACCTTTGACACGATCACACAGGTCGAAGCGATCAATAATTACGGTGAAGCGCTAACCGAGGATTATCAACGTTGGACAATTGCGTCTGCAATTTTGGAAACTGCCGAACGTTTTACTTCGCAGGAATACGAACCAGCGTTGCAGGAATTTCAATTAGTTGTTGGCGGCATGAAGGCGCTAGCCGAAAATCGTTATGACGCATCCCTTATCTTGGATGCATTCTTATTGCGATCTCTGGCTATCGGTGGCTATGCGCCATCTACTACTAATTGTTCACGCTGTGAAAAACCCGGACCACATCGCTACTTCTCACTCGTTGGCGGGGGATCGGTCTGTATGGAATGTCGTCCATCGGCATCGGCAACTCCCGCCCCCGAGACTCTGCAATTACTTGGCGCGCTTTTGAGTAGTGATTGGGATATCGCGCAAGCAAGTGAACCGCGCCATCGCCGCGAGGCTAGTGGTTTAGTCATTGCTTACTTACAATGGCATCTCGAACGTGGACTACGAAGCCTGCCGATCGTGGAGAGAGTTTAA
- a CDS encoding isoprenyl transferase: MSKKIEIPEHIAIVMDGNGRWAKDRGLARTAGHEAGEKVLFDLVEAAIGFGVKELSAYAFSTENWKRTPEEVKFLMGYSRDVLRKRRDRLNEMGVKIQWIGRPQRLWKSVISELEEAQELTRKNKTLTLNMCVNYGGRSELVDATTALARDVKRGKLKPDAITEKTIEKYLYSPKMRDVDLFLRSSGEQRTSNFLPWQSVYAEFVFMDVLWPDMTPKQLWKAIEIYSERDRRFGKA, translated from the coding sequence TTGAGCAAAAAGATCGAGATCCCTGAACACATCGCGATTGTGATGGATGGCAATGGCCGTTGGGCAAAAGATCGCGGACTCGCGCGCACCGCAGGACATGAAGCTGGCGAAAAAGTTCTATTTGATTTGGTCGAAGCAGCAATTGGTTTTGGCGTAAAAGAGCTAAGCGCTTACGCTTTTTCAACTGAAAACTGGAAGCGCACCCCTGAGGAAGTTAAGTTCTTGATGGGTTACAGCCGCGATGTATTGCGCAAGCGCCGCGATCGTTTAAATGAGATGGGTGTAAAGATCCAATGGATTGGCCGCCCGCAGCGTTTATGGAAATCAGTTATCTCTGAGCTAGAAGAAGCCCAAGAGTTAACAAGGAAGAACAAGACCTTAACTTTAAATATGTGCGTTAACTACGGCGGACGTTCTGAACTCGTTGATGCGACCACTGCACTGGCACGCGATGTAAAGCGCGGCAAATTAAAGCCGGATGCAATTACTGAAAAGACAATTGAGAAATATCTTTACTCACCAAAGATGCGCGATGTTGATCTCTTCTTGCGTTCATCAGGGGAGCAGCGCACCAGCAACTTCTTGCCGTGGCAATCGGTCTATGCCGAATTCGTATTTATGGATGTCTTATGGCCAGATATGACGCCAAAACAATTGTGGAAAGCTATCGAGATTTATTCGGAGCGAGATCGTAGGTTCGGTAAGGCTTAG
- a CDS encoding Fur family transcriptional regulator encodes MSRSNPRVLSTLERAGGFASAQEIYRLMQREGESIGLTTVYRALQSLVNDKIVDVLRRDDGEAIYRLCGEAHHHHLVCKGCGDTVEIEGGAIEKWAKMMAEEHGFRDVGHTAEIFGLCAKC; translated from the coding sequence TTGTCTAGATCCAACCCAAGGGTTCTGAGCACCCTTGAGCGCGCTGGCGGTTTCGCCAGCGCGCAGGAAATTTATCGCCTCATGCAACGTGAAGGCGAAAGCATTGGGCTAACCACCGTTTATCGCGCGCTGCAGAGCTTAGTTAACGACAAGATCGTTGATGTTCTGCGCCGCGATGATGGTGAAGCTATCTATCGCTTATGCGGTGAAGCCCATCACCATCACCTAGTTTGTAAAGGTTGTGGAGATACCGTTGAAATTGAAGGCGGTGCAATTGAAAAGTGGGCGAAGATGATGGCTGAAGAACATGGATTTCGAGATGTTGGGCATACCGCAGAGATCTTTGGCCTCTGCGCTAAGTGCTAA
- a CDS encoding ZIP family metal transporter has product MRCSPDERKKRSTSRISQEILHAPAASIALIAGFLLLHFYEQLFGSHEPAESDYGHEHEHSSNIAGAFGALAMGGHVFLDGVALGVAFSVSNNLGVAVFIALLVHAFSDGLNTVSFLIKSGSWSKKGLWLLGVDAIARISGAAIGSSFAVNDNFVGLYLALFAGIVIYLATSHILPEAHSRHKSRYTIMATIVGVVVMWALVGSLHGME; this is encoded by the coding sequence GTGCGCTGCTCCCCTGATGAACGCAAGAAGAGATCAACATCGCGCATCTCCCAAGAGATTCTCCATGCACCTGCTGCTTCAATTGCGTTGATTGCAGGTTTCTTGCTTTTGCACTTCTACGAACAACTCTTCGGTTCACACGAACCCGCCGAATCTGATTACGGCCACGAACATGAACACTCATCTAACATCGCTGGCGCATTCGGTGCCCTTGCCATGGGTGGCCACGTATTTCTCGATGGTGTTGCCCTTGGCGTTGCATTCTCAGTCAGCAATAACTTAGGCGTTGCAGTATTTATCGCACTTCTTGTCCACGCATTTTCTGATGGCCTAAATACAGTTTCATTTTTAATTAAGAGCGGATCATGGAGCAAGAAGGGGCTCTGGCTCCTTGGCGTTGATGCAATTGCCCGTATCAGCGGTGCCGCGATTGGTTCTAGTTTTGCCGTCAACGATAACTTCGTTGGACTTTATCTGGCGCTCTTTGCCGGAATTGTTATCTACCTTGCGACTTCACACATTTTGCCTGAGGCGCACTCACGGCATAAATCTCGCTACACAATTATGGCGACCATCGTTGGTGTAGTTGTGATGTGGGCGCTTGTCGGTTCACTCCACGGTATGGAATAA